From one Esox lucius isolate fEsoLuc1 chromosome 11, fEsoLuc1.pri, whole genome shotgun sequence genomic stretch:
- the eif1 gene encoding eukaryotic translation initiation factor 1 encodes MSAIQNLQTFDPFADATKGNDRLPAGTEDYIHIRIQQRNGRKTLTTVQGIAIDYDKKKLVKAFKKKFACNGTVIEHPEYGEVIQLQGDQRKNICTFLIEIGLAKEEQLKVHGF; translated from the exons ATGTCCGCTATCCAGAACCTCCAAACTTTCG ACCCCTTTGCTGATGCAACTAAGGGTAATGACAGGCTCCCTGCTGGGACTGAGGACTACATCCACATAAGAATCCAGCAGCGTAACGGCAGGAAGACTCTGACCACGGTCCAGGGCATAGCCATTGACTATGATAAGAAGAAGCTAGTCAAGGCCTTCAAGAAG AAATTTGCCTGCAATGGGACAGTGATTGAGCACCCAGAGTATGGTGAAGTGATCCAGCTGCAAGGTGACCAGCGCAAGAATATCTGCACATTTCTGATTGAG ATTGGCCTGGCGAAGGAGGAGCAGCTCAAGGTCCACGGATTCTAG